The proteins below are encoded in one region of Maribacter aestuarii:
- the rplL gene encoding 50S ribosomal protein L7/L12, whose protein sequence is MADLKDFAEQLVNLTVKEVNELADILKEEYGIEPAAAAVAVAAGGGGAEAGEAAEEKSEFDVILTAAGGSKLAVVKLVKELTGLGLKDAKDIVDSAPKAVKEGVSKDEAEGIKKSLEEAGAEVELK, encoded by the coding sequence ATGGCAGATTTAAAAGATTTCGCAGAACAATTGGTTAACCTTACGGTAAAAGAAGTAAACGAGTTAGCTGATATTTTAAAAGAAGAATATGGTATTGAGCCTGCAGCTGCTGCAGTAGCTGTTGCCGCCGGTGGTGGTGGAGCAGAGGCTGGTGAGGCCGCTGAAGAAAAGTCAGAATTTGACGTAATTTTAACTGCAGCCGGTGGTTCTAAATTGGCAGTAGTAAAATTGGTTAAGGAATTGACAGGTCTAGGATTGAAAGATGCTAAAGACATTGTCGATAGCGCACCTAAAGCAGTTAAAGAGGGTGTTTCCAAGGACGAAGCAGAAGGCATCAAAAAATCATTGGAAGAAGCAGGAGCAGAAGTTGAGCTTAAATAA
- the rplJ gene encoding 50S ribosomal protein L10, with amino-acid sequence MTREEKATVIQDLTTQLADSPIIYLADISGLDAGTTSDLRRACFKANIKLAVVKNTLLAKAMEASEKEFGQLPETLKGNTSLMLSEVGNAPAKLIKNFRKKSNKPLLKGAFVEEAIYIGDENLDALVSIKSKEEMIGEIIGLLQSPAKNVISGLKSGGGKLAGILKTLSER; translated from the coding sequence ATGACAAGAGAAGAAAAAGCAACGGTTATACAGGATTTGACTACGCAGTTGGCAGATAGCCCCATTATTTATTTGGCGGATATCTCTGGTTTGGATGCAGGAACTACTTCGGATTTGCGAAGAGCTTGTTTCAAGGCAAACATTAAGCTAGCAGTAGTTAAAAATACATTGCTTGCAAAAGCAATGGAGGCTTCCGAAAAAGAGTTTGGCCAACTTCCCGAAACATTAAAGGGTAATACCTCATTAATGCTTTCGGAAGTAGGAAACGCTCCAGCAAAGCTTATTAAGAATTTCAGAAAGAAATCTAATAAGCCTTTATTAAAAGGAGCTTTTGTAGAGGAAGCAATTTACATAGGTGATGAAAACTTGGATGCTTTGGTTAGCATTAAGTCTAAAGAAGAGATGATTGGCGAAATAATCGGATTGTTACAATCCCCTGCCAAGAATGTTATTTCTGGACTTAAATCTGGTGGTGGTAAACTCGCTGGAATCCTTAAAACATTATCTGAAAGATAA
- the rplA gene encoding 50S ribosomal protein L1 — protein MAKLTKKQKEAHSKIEKDKLYSVDEASALIKEITNTKFDASIDLAVRLGVDPRKANQMVRGVVTLPHGTGKDVKVLALVTPDKEAEAQEAGADYVGLDEYLDKIKGGWTDVDVIITMPSVMGKLGPLGRVLGPRGLMPNPKTGTVTMDVAKAVAEVKAGKIDFKVDKTGIVHAAIGKASFSADKIAGNAKELLETLNKMKPTASKGIYMKSVFMSSTMSPSVQLDPKSV, from the coding sequence ATGGCAAAGTTAACAAAGAAGCAAAAAGAAGCACATTCAAAAATAGAGAAGGATAAGTTGTACTCTGTGGACGAGGCTTCTGCTTTAATAAAAGAGATAACCAATACAAAATTCGATGCGTCGATTGATTTGGCCGTCCGTTTGGGAGTAGATCCTAGAAAGGCGAATCAAATGGTACGTGGGGTGGTAACACTTCCGCATGGTACTGGTAAAGATGTAAAAGTTTTGGCGTTGGTAACACCGGACAAAGAGGCCGAAGCACAGGAAGCTGGCGCCGATTATGTAGGGTTAGACGAGTATTTGGATAAAATCAAAGGCGGTTGGACAGATGTTGATGTAATCATCACCATGCCAAGCGTAATGGGTAAATTAGGACCTTTGGGACGCGTTTTAGGACCAAGAGGTTTAATGCCCAATCCAAAGACAGGAACCGTTACAATGGATGTAGCCAAGGCCGTAGCTGAAGTTAAGGCAGGTAAAATTGATTTTAAAGTAGACAAAACCGGTATTGTACATGCTGCAATAGGAAAGGCTTCCTTTTCTGCGGATAAGATAGCCGGCAATGCCAAAGAACTTTTGGAGACTTTAAACAAAATGAAACCAACAGCCTCTAAAGGTATTTACATGAAAAGTGTTTTCATGTCTAGCACCATGAGTCCAAGTGTTCAATTAGACCCTAAGTCAGTTTAA
- the rplK gene encoding 50S ribosomal protein L11 yields the protein MAKEVGKVVKLQVRGGAANPSPPVGPALGAAGVNIMEFCKQFNARTQDKPGKVLPVVITVYKDKSFDFVVKTPPAAVQLMEAAKIKKGSGEPNRVKLGSVTWDQIKAIAEDKMVDLNAFTVESAMSMVAGTARSMGMKVAGKRPF from the coding sequence ATGGCAAAAGAAGTAGGTAAAGTAGTTAAACTACAAGTTAGGGGAGGTGCAGCGAATCCATCGCCACCGGTTGGACCCGCCTTAGGTGCTGCCGGCGTTAACATCATGGAGTTCTGTAAGCAGTTCAATGCACGTACACAGGACAAACCGGGCAAAGTTTTGCCAGTTGTTATCACGGTATATAAAGACAAGTCTTTTGACTTTGTCGTAAAAACACCGCCAGCGGCAGTTCAATTAATGGAAGCGGCTAAGATTAAAAAAGGATCTGGCGAACCTAACCGAGTAAAATTAGGTAGTGTAACCTGGGACCAAATCAAGGCAATTGCCGAAGATAAAATGGTTGACCTTAACGCATTCACCGTAGAATCGGCTATGAGTATGGTAGCAGGTACTGCGCGATCAATGGGTATGAAGGTAGCGGGAAAACGTCCTTTTTAA
- the nusG gene encoding transcription termination/antitermination protein NusG, translating into MSEVLDKKWYVVRAVSGQENKIKGYIESEVERHGFSDYLEDVLVPTEKVVQIRNGKKINKERVYFPGYIMIKANLGGEMIHIIRSITNVIGFLGETKGGDPVPLRKSEVNRMLGKVDELAINTDSVAIPFVFGETVKVIDGPFNGFNGTVEKINEEKRKLEVMVKIFGRKTPLELSYMQVEKV; encoded by the coding sequence ATGTCAGAAGTATTGGATAAGAAATGGTATGTGGTGAGAGCTGTAAGTGGTCAAGAAAATAAAATTAAGGGCTACATAGAGAGTGAAGTAGAGCGTCATGGATTTTCTGATTATTTGGAAGATGTTTTGGTGCCTACCGAAAAGGTGGTCCAGATTAGAAATGGTAAGAAAATAAATAAGGAACGAGTTTATTTTCCAGGATATATAATGATTAAAGCCAACCTGGGTGGTGAAATGATCCATATCATTCGATCCATTACCAACGTTATCGGTTTTTTAGGTGAAACCAAGGGAGGTGATCCCGTTCCCTTGAGAAAATCCGAGGTCAATAGAATGTTAGGTAAGGTGGACGAGTTGGCTATTAATACGGATAGCGTAGCCATTCCTTTCGTATTCGGTGAAACCGTAAAAGTGATAGATGGTCCGTTTAACGGATTCAATGGTACCGTAGAGAAAATAAACGAGGAAAAGCGTAAGCTAGAAGTAATGGTGAAGATTTTCGGAAGAAAGACACCGTTGGAACTTAGCTATATGCAAGTAGAGAAAGTATAA
- the secE gene encoding preprotein translocase subunit SecE, whose product MFTYIKESVEELRNNVTLPSRAESSNLMVIVAVFSILFALATWGVDTVFSKIIKLYFNNVLN is encoded by the coding sequence ATGTTCACATATATAAAAGAATCTGTTGAAGAGTTAAGGAATAATGTAACCCTTCCTTCTCGTGCAGAATCCTCCAACCTAATGGTTATTGTTGCCGTATTTTCTATACTGTTCGCTTTGGCAACCTGGGGTGTGGATACTGTTTTTAGTAAGATTATCAAATTATATTTTAACAACGTTCTAAATTAA